The stretch of DNA cggatgttttttttttttaataacattcttCAAATTAAGAACAGAGTGGACGTTTTGGTTTGTGAATTCATCGCACTTTCACCACTTAGAATAACAGTTTAATTGACCCTTGTATTGTAATTGTGCAATAAATAACTTAATTCATAAACTACATCAAACTAATGTGTCAAGTACTCATCTGTACTATTAAAATAGTGCTAGACTAACAGTCACTTTCAATTTCAGAATGAATTCAGAACAATGGCTGCCCGTGAAGAAGAAATAAATTTAGACAAATCTGGGGAGACAGAGGAAATTCAGTTAAAAATCTGCTTTGTAAAGGAAGGCCAAACGGAAAAGGATCTTACTGAAACACTTGTGGAaatcagcaataaacatttgGAAGATGATCAGAAATCAATGGAGTCGTTTATTGGAACAGGATGGGAAGAAGCCGTAAGTTATGACATTCATTCCCTTTAGGTCCCTGTGTGTGTTAAGCACCAGGCAAAAGATCGTAAACTCTTCGGGCCAGCAACCTATTTTGTCTATACTATGTATTAATCTATTATCAAGACAATCGTAAGCTAAATATAAGACTAAAGTAACTAATACTTTGTATAAGATTTAGCCGATGCACTGAATGTTAGTATTTGTATTGCACTTTCGGATCGTCATAATAAAGAACAATGTGTTTCCATCTCCCCTGGTAGAGAAAGGGTTAACTAAGACTTGCTGGAGATAAATAAATCAGATTTAGTCTTGGGTAGAGTGGTAATTATCTTGCCAACTACAAATCTAAAATGTTACACATTCATGTTTTATATTCTTTGGTTTACTGCAGTTTCCTCtctctttttgcaggtgtgtggaTGGGGTACCGTTTCTCCAACTGCCTGTCTGCAGCCTCAGACGAAACCAAAAAAACGTAAGCCCGGAGGCGTCCCCAGTTGCATCCTTTGCTTAGAGATGTGTCAACTCACAGATAAAAACAGGACCCTGGAAACAAAAACTACAACAGATGCCTCTCTCACTGAGATATCAGGCGCTGAACACCTACTTACACACAATGGTTTACCCCCTGCAGAGGACTCCCCCCGTGATTATACAGATCACTGCTCTTCTGCTACAGTAGTTTCCAAAATAGAAACCTCTTGTGACAAAGCCTCCTCTACCGACGTATTCCATGGAGGACAAAAACAAGGTAAGGAGAAAGATTCAGAAAGCTGCACGTCTCCGCTCATGATGACGGAAGCCAGCCCCGTTCTGGTCATCCCAAATTGTGCAAGTAGTTGTGATACCAAGGATTTGCGGATGAGTACTTCAGCTGTAGTACTGCCTCCCCTCAAAGCAGCAGCTTGCAATGGTCATATAGATCCACCAAAGAGGAAAAACAAAGACGTTCTGGTCCATCACCTTGAGAAGCTTCCCTCAAAGAACTTTCTAGGGAATCACCCGAATGTGCAATTTATCAACAAAACggagctgaggggagagaggagacatgTTGAGGCAATGCATGACCTGCCAAGAGAGGAGTTAAACGTACCAAATTTGGTGTCTTTTGTCACTCCTTGTACTCCAAAAACCTCTCTCAGAGACACAGAACTGCACTGGGAGTGCTCATTTCTAAACCATAAAACCAGCACAGCTATTCCCAGTGCTCTTACTTTGAAACAGAGTGCCAATCCTACGTCAGTGGGATTTCTGCATACGAGAGTAGTACAGAACAAGCGCAATATGAGGCAGGATATCAGACATCTTAATGAGGCCAAGTTAAGAAGTAGAGCAAAATCAGGGACGACCTCACTGCTTACAAGCCCACTTCTGCCTCCCCTAACAGTTACAAGAGTAGAAATACCAGTGATACATTACAGACCATTGTAACCGGAGTTAATTTATCTTGTGCAGTTCCCTGACCGTTATCAATTCAGAAAACCTAATAAAAGATTTAGGTGGAAACAGTATTACTTCAGTTAACTACCTCTGCGATTATTGTATGTATAGTATGACAATAGTGCCAATAAAATTTGAATATTCATAAATGCGCCTGGAACATTTACTATTTTAGTCCTTTTCCATATTTTAGCAGATTTTTATGAAAATATTCTTCCAGTTCATTTCTGCAGTATTAACAGATACCATGTTGTAAAATATTATTCCTTGTGTTTTGTACATCAACCAGTGTTTATAAATCAGACTTATAGGGAGATCAGACACAGGGGTTGGCATTTATTCAGCTCCGATTAGGGGGTATTGAATCTCAATCATGTGTTAACAGTAATTGAAATCAATAGCATTTAAAATAGGATCCAGCTCCTTATTGTGACTTTATGAATCCCAGCCTATGAGCCTTATTGATCTATATAGCAGTGTTGCTTACCATACCTATCGTTAAGTAAAAACATACACAATGCAACTGTGCTGTGCTCAACTATACAGATTTCTGGATAAATAAGGGCTTATAAACAGCGTGCTCAGTCTGTACGGGCTTAGGTGAATAAGTCCAAAGTTCCCCTGGAGGGGGGTACCTTGGGTAAGAAAAACAAGCACCGCTTGTATaacaaaaaatgtattacaatataaaTAGGTAATAAAGCTCACGTGAGAACACCGGCGGGCGTGTGGTAGCACGGGCGCAAGGATCGTGGAGTGTAGAGATCTCTCAGCTGGTCCCAGTTGGGGTATGCAAGGCTGCCACTCTCTCGACCCGCTCCTCTTTGGTTCTGGCATATGCCAACAAACAGACTGGCCAAACAGCTTCTGGCTCCGTGCTAACACTAGGTGCCCATCTCATAGCCCTATGCGTTTGCACACTCGGCTTTGTCAAGCCGAGTGTGTAAAACGCGTAAGGCTATGAGATGGGCACCCTAATGTTAGCACAGAGCCAGACGCTGTTTGGCCAGTCTATGTTTGTTGGCGGACGCCAGAACCAAATAGGAGGAGCGGGTCGAGAGAGTGGCAGCCTCATTGTCTGAAGCTTTTGCTAGCAGACGAGAAAGCGGAGGCAAAAACTTCCAAGTGCGCATGACGTCACTTCTGATATTCAGTGCAGGACGCCGAGACTGGAGGATTTGCCGCCCGTCGGTGTTTTCTCACATGCAAGTGAGCTTTATTACCTTTTTTTATACTGTAATAAAAATTCTTATACAAGCAAGCTTGTTTGTTTTCTCATTTCTAGTTAAGTTACATTTAGAATGACATTAAATGAAAAGTATTCCAAAATATGTCTCAGTATGCTTCATTCAAACATTGTAATTGTTGGCATTTGCTTTCTCTCTAATTGAGAACATGGGGCAAATAAATAATTGCTGCGATAGTTAGAACAATAGCATCCTTGGATATTTTTAAAAGTGGGTAAATATTTGGATAGTCCTTGTAAAACTTCCTGTACTGAAAGCATGCCATACCTGGCATGGGACTTTCAATTCTGCATGCCACACTTCCTTGTGGCATTGAAAGTTCTTGCACTTTTAAGGTTTTATCCTCGTTAGGCATCATAATCTTGCGTGTAATATTTAAAACCATTTAGCAAAAACAACTTTGACATTCTTAGATTAagacacagattttttttttgtttgccagaTATATTCTTTATCACTGTATAAATAATttacaacaaaataaaataaataaagtgctttTCTATGTGTAACAGCCATTATACAAAATAGACCAAACCTCTACAAATATGGCATATACAGATAGCCATGCATTAATCagatcacaataatttaaaaTGTCCACATGAAGTGCACTCATAACACAGAATATCTGCCTGTAGAAGCCGATTTTAGAGAGATGTGATATGACAGTCAACATAGTATGTCTCAGATATCAGTTTGTAAAGACACTTAATGCATACAATATTTCTGTTCTTTCAAACACCACAGTAAGACATGCAAGGCCTTAAATAGAACCAAAAAAGGGTTTTCTTCTTGAGGGCTGGAGATAGCTCATTCACTACTATCGGCATCACCAACTCTGAGGTGAACTGATCAGTTATCTGACTTTTCAGAAGAGAACAAGGAGAACAACTCCTCACAAGTCTGTGTTTCTACAGAACTGAACTGAGACTCAATGGTGTTCCATGCCAGGTCGGCAAGAAGGAAGTCATCCATTGCAGTCTGGGTCTCATTGCTCGTAAGGAATAAGCTTCCTAGAGTTTCACAGCAGGTATCAGTAGTCTGAGTCTCAGCACTGTTCTGCGATACTTGACCTTCCAGGTTGTGACATGCAATATTTTTGCTCTCACAAACTACATCTGGGTGGCTTTCTGCATCAGAGGAGTCGGTGCTTATTGAAAAGCTCGACTGTTTCAGCATGCTACCTAAAGGCAAGTGAGAACTGTTGTCAAGAAAGAAATTCaagtctgtctgtgtctgcgtatCAAACATCTCCATTCCCATGAGGTTAGCGTTTCCTTTGTTAGAGTAAGATTGGGTAGAGTCGTATGAAAACAGAAAGTCTGTTTGTGTTTCAATGTCCAGATATTCAGAGGCGAGATTCCCCAACTCACTCTCTTCAGTTTGGGTCTGGATATTGGATGCAGAAAAGAACTCATCTATGTCAAAATCTATGCCTGGGTTGTGTGTACAGCTTGCTGATAAATGTGTTTCACCGGACTGGCCAGATATATTATCAGATAAGATTTTTTCCAGGTCACTTAAAAGTTCCATTGTTTGAGTTTGATTATCAGCCATGTTTTGTGATGGgaatgcagtgttgtgtgtgttgaaaCCGATAAAAGGTGCGGATTTCAGAGAGTCATCCCTCATAACCTTGAGGTCATCCGCATCTAGTACATTTTGGTCCAAAGTTCCAGGGATGAAATTGTTTTTTGCCTGACTTGTTTGCGTTGAAACTGTGTAAGAAGAGTGAACACCACTAAAAATATTGTCACACATGACAGCTTGGTCTACTTGTACAATGTTATCTGTTGACAAATCAACACTCTTAGTCTGAGTCTCCTGAGAAACACCGCAAGTGAAACAAGCATTGACAGAAGCTTCTTTTCGAGCCCCCAAGAAAGACGGTCCCTCAGAATTCAACTGTAGTGTTTGGGTCTCGACACTGATGGGCAGTGACATCTGAGCACTAAATGATAAGTCTGTTTGGGAACAAGAGGAAACGGAAGATTCATTGGAAATCCAGGTGGTTTCTGGCACTATATTTTGAGCAAAATATGATAAATCGGTCTGAACGTCCAACGTGATTCTGTTATTGTGAGCGACATCACTCATCTCGGGCAGCATGGTACTAGATAGGGATTTATTCAAGTTCACTTGCACATAAGAGTTGGCAGGTCCAACTGTAGTGTAATCTACATGTCTGGAGAAAGGAATATTTGTAGGTAAGGAAGCTTCAGGCTCCAGAGATGGCAGGAGTGTGCCATTATACTGAGGGAGTAATTGTACAGTAGTCATAACAGATCCCCGACTGTTAAATGCAACTACCATAGGTTTAATAGAACATTCAGAAGATGGAACTAAAACAGGCAAATGAGCTAGTTGCATTACTGGGAGTTTAACTAGAGCCAATTTAGGCTTTGGTAGCAGCAACTTTCGAGTGGGATTTGAATGCCAGGGCGTGTTCTCCATAACACAAGAGCCGCTGAAACCTTCACCATAAGGCAGTGGTTTTACCTCTGCCGATTCCTGGTCTCGAGTAGCATGAACTGTACATAGGTCATGCTTGAAAAGTCCCCTTTCATTTGCAGCCTTCTGGTTTTGCACGGATGCTTcaattttccttttctttccaggggggtctctggaagagatggagcaaatattttaaaggctTGGCAATCAAAAATAACATTGCATGAAAAACACGGAAACAAAGTAGCAGAAGAATTAAAGAAAATAGGAGGATAGTATGAGGAAAACAAAAACCTCACAACAGATAGTTGAGGTTAACGACAATCATTTAGATTTTGTAAATAGCTTTCACCTGTGTTCAACAGGGATCTCGTGGCCAGTTCTGTGGATGTGCGACAGCAGTGCTGTTCTGCTGGCATAAGGACACCCACAGGTGCACTGGAAGATCTTCCCACAGTACCCAACATGCCGCTTTAAATCCCATTCTGTGCCGTACAAGCTCCCGCACTTGTCACATTTATGCTTCTTTTCCGCGTGCATTTTCATAAAGTGCTGAAATACATCAACAGGATTGCTACtttcaagaaaaaaagaaattctATACAAAACGCCATCCGCAGCAGGCATGATAACGTGAAAATATGAATGTCAAGATTATTTTCATAACAGATAAGCTCTTCAGGTGAATAAGAATGTTCTGTTCAATGCTTGTTCGTATTCCTACAGCCTCCTTCTTGCATTTTTATTACAAGAGCAGCACACTAACTTGGCAAAAAAACAAACTTTTTTGGGTAACAAGACAAGCCAGAAAAAAAAGCGTCTCAGCTGAAGAAAACAATTTACTTAACATTGCCCCAATAAGTATTTAATATCAAGATTTGTTTTTTATTGGTGTGAGTTATGCTCattttatacatacatattagTACTTCCCAAGTTCCATTTATTTCTATTCCATAACGAGCCCCACAAAGACTATAAAGCCCTTTTAACTTATATACACCTGTTTTACAAGAGAGAACTGAGAAAAGGGCCTGTTTGTTCCCCTGGGGCACCCTTCGATCGGACAGCAGTATAACTTCTGGGATGCCTTTAAATCTTTCCGTAACGTGGGATTGCTCGTTCCATCCTAAGAAGAGTAAAATAAGAAGTTATTTGAGCAGTATTCTAAAAGGTAGGAAAGAGAAAAGTTTAGTTGAATACTAAATTCAGTTCAAACTAAGTTCAATTATCAAACGCCAAATTTACAATAAAAAGTGAAGCAGAAATCCCGctttcttttttttcacattattgGAACTGGGTGTCAAGTTCTCTCCTGGGGAGAAAATATGGCCACCAAATCTCACAGAACccgcaagccaataggaagctgcgctgTCTTTGGTTTGGCTACCTATTGCATGACACTGGCAGCCATATTTAATTCTCCATGAGGAAACACCAGGACTTTCTCCAGTAAGTATATCTTGAATGGAGGGGTCCCCAAAGCTAAAACTGGAGCGGTTCAGCTTTGGAGGTTCCAGATatgtaaaaacaaatgtaacatTTGGGGCAGATTATCCCCATAACCCAGGAGTCTCCAAACTACGGCCCGGGGGTCACCTCAGAccccccacaagattttatccgggccgcagcaacttgaaaaaaaaatcacacacaatcacacacacacacaaacaatcacacacacacacacggcccgtgaaaatgtgtagaatatacaaTGTGTCCCTCGTACTAAAAAGCTTGGAGACCACTGCGTATAACCCCTGATAACACTGGAGTACAGCGTGGGCGAATGCTAGTTTTCTAGTGACTGCTCCGACAGGCATTTTCACGAGGGTAA from Ascaphus truei isolate aAscTru1 chromosome 19, aAscTru1.hap1, whole genome shotgun sequence encodes:
- the C19H16orf46 gene encoding uncharacterized protein C16orf46 homolog isoform X1; this translates as MATAANEFRTMAAREEEINLDKSGETEEIQLKICFVKEGQTEKDLTETLVEISNKHLEDDQKSMESFIGTGWEEAVCGWGTVSPTACLQPQTKPKKRKPGGVPSCILCLEMCQLTDKNRTLETKTTTDASLTEISGAEHLLTHNGLPPAEDSPRDYTDHCSSATVVSKIETSCDKASSTDVFHGGQKQGKEKDSESCTSPLMMTEASPVLVIPNCASSCDTKDLRMSTSAVVLPPLKAAACNGHIDPPKRKNKDVLVHHLEKLPSKNFLGNHPNVQFINKTELRGERRHVEAMHDLPREELNVPNLVSFVTPCTPKTSLRDTELHWECSFLNHKTSTAIPSALTLKQSANPTSVGFLHTRVVQNKRNMRQDIRHLNEAKLRSRAKSGTTSLLTSPLLPPLTVTRVEIPVIHYRPL
- the C19H16orf46 gene encoding uncharacterized protein C16orf46 homolog isoform X2, which codes for MAAREEEINLDKSGETEEIQLKICFVKEGQTEKDLTETLVEISNKHLEDDQKSMESFIGTGWEEAVCGWGTVSPTACLQPQTKPKKRKPGGVPSCILCLEMCQLTDKNRTLETKTTTDASLTEISGAEHLLTHNGLPPAEDSPRDYTDHCSSATVVSKIETSCDKASSTDVFHGGQKQGKEKDSESCTSPLMMTEASPVLVIPNCASSCDTKDLRMSTSAVVLPPLKAAACNGHIDPPKRKNKDVLVHHLEKLPSKNFLGNHPNVQFINKTELRGERRHVEAMHDLPREELNVPNLVSFVTPCTPKTSLRDTELHWECSFLNHKTSTAIPSALTLKQSANPTSVGFLHTRVVQNKRNMRQDIRHLNEAKLRSRAKSGTTSLLTSPLLPPLTVTRVEIPVIHYRPL
- the ATMIN gene encoding ATM interactor is translated as MAARGGGTGVRPLHSCEHWEIVKPSVSELSREVRTNILCTVKGCGKVLPNPPALNMHLVKSHRVQDGTSNPTLRKDLKASQKLYCCPIEGCPRGTNRPFSQFSLVKQHFMKMHAEKKHKCDKCGSLYGTEWDLKRHVGYCGKIFQCTCGCPYASRTALLSHIHRTGHEIPVEHRDPPGKKRKIEASVQNQKAANERGLFKHDLCTVHATRDQESAEVKPLPYGEGFSGSCVMENTPWHSNPTRKLLLPKPKLALVKLPVMQLAHLPVLVPSSECSIKPMVVAFNSRGSVMTTVQLLPQYNGTLLPSLEPEASLPTNIPFSRHVDYTTVGPANSYVQVNLNKSLSSTMLPEMSDVAHNNRITLDVQTDLSYFAQNIVPETTWISNESSVSSCSQTDLSFSAQMSLPISVETQTLQLNSEGPSFLGARKEASVNACFTCGVSQETQTKSVDLSTDNIVQVDQAVMCDNIFSGVHSSYTVSTQTSQAKNNFIPGTLDQNVLDADDLKVMRDDSLKSAPFIGFNTHNTAFPSQNMADNQTQTMELLSDLEKILSDNISGQSGETHLSASCTHNPGIDFDIDEFFSASNIQTQTEESELGNLASEYLDIETQTDFLFSYDSTQSYSNKGNANLMGMEMFDTQTQTDLNFFLDNSSHLPLGSMLKQSSFSISTDSSDAESHPDVVCESKNIACHNLEGQVSQNSAETQTTDTCCETLGSLFLTSNETQTAMDDFLLADLAWNTIESQFSSVETQTCEELFSLFSSEKSDN